One genomic region from Chrysemys picta bellii isolate R12L10 chromosome 16, ASM1138683v2, whole genome shotgun sequence encodes:
- the LOC135975963 gene encoding chromatin assembly factor 1 subunit A-like, translating to MQADNRKRAPAWTVREVLDLIAVWGEDSVLAELRSKRRNAKTFEKISKGMMERGHNRDSEQCRVKVKELRQAYQKTKEANGRSGSEPRTCRFYAELHAILGGAATTTPPVFVDSGSGIVSSATPEDSADGEEEEDEDEDELAESTQHSILPNSQDLFITLTEVPSQASQASTQDSDPMEGTSAAANSSSLPPPSRRLSQIRRRKKRTRDEMFSEIMESSRSDRAHLNEWKETVSKYRKEVSEREDRRDQRAERRDQREERRDARDERWRQEDQRMKDATLGLLRRLVEVQERLLENRLPLQPLFHPPPSPCSVSSSPRRVRTRGGGSVHLPIPPQ from the exons atgcaggctgataatcgaaaaagagcaccagcatggaccgtgagggaggtactggatctgatcgctgtatggggagaggattcagtgcttgcagaacttcgttctaaaagacgaaatgcaaaaacttttgaaaaaatctccaagggcatgatggagagaggccacaatagggactctgagcagtgccgcgtgaaagtcaaggagctcagacaagcctatcaaaaaacaaaggaggcaaacggtcgctccgggtcagagccgcggacatgccgcttctacgccgagctgcatgcaattctagggggggctgccaccactaccccacctgtgttcgtggattctgggtcggggatagtctcatcagcgacgcctgaggattctgccgatggggaagaggaggaggatgaggatgaggatgagcttgcagagagcacacagcactccattctccccaacagccaggatctttttatcaccctgactgaagtaccctcccaagcctcccaagccagtacccaagactctgaccccatggaagggacctcag cagctgcaaattcctcaagcctccctcctccatcccgaaggttatcacagataaggcgtcgtaagaagagaacgcgagacgagatgttttcggaaattatggaatccagccgcagtgacagagctcatctgaatgagtggaaggaaacagtttcaaagtataggaaagaagttagtgaacgtgaggacaggagggaccaacgtgcggagaggagggaccaacgtgaggagaggagagacgctcgagatgagaggtggcggcaggaagaccagaggatgaaggatgcaacgctggggctgctccggcgtctggtggaggttcaggaacggctgctggaaaacagactgccgcttcagcccctgttccaccctcccccctccccatgttccgtatcctcctcacccagacgtgtaagaacgcgggggggaggctccgtacaccttcccattccaccccagtag
- the LOC103307271 gene encoding zinc finger protein OZF-like isoform X8, which translates to MTAMELAQGLVTFEEVAVYFTREEWALLHPTQRAFYRDVMQENYETVVLLGFPVSKPDVISQLEQGEEPWILDFQGSEKEELPRGDGMVSENEEKPQQEDAEQVEPHGTISGRSKGNVSGSCALREKAKACETQERPEENFSSHSNLITRDRINLEETRYTCHECGKSFNGNAALITHQTIYTGEKAYGCSECGKRFIDSSTLTSHQRIHTGEAPHICSECGKRFSRSSHLIRHQRIHTGETPYMCSECGKSFSRSSHLISHMRIHTGEKPYGCSECGKSFSQSSHLITHQRIHTGDTPYTCSECGKSFSQSSALSAHRRIHTGETPYTCSECGKSFRRSSHLITHRRIHTGEKPYGCSECGKSFNQSSALSAHRRIHTSEKPYGCSECGKSFNQSSALSAHRRIHTSEKPYGCSECGKSFNQSFVLSVHRRIHTGERPYTCSECSKSFSQSSNLFRHQRIHTGERPYTCSECGKSFNGSSHLIRHQRIHTGERPYTCSECGKNFSRSSHLITHQRIHMGKNCNKSLD; encoded by the exons ggtttccagtttccaaacctgatgtgatctcacagctggaacaaggggaagagccgtggATCCTGGACTTCCAGGGCTCTGAGAAAGAAGAGCTCCCCAGAG gtgatgggatggtgagtgagaatgaggagaaaccccagcaggaagatgctgagcaagtaGAACCACATGGAACAATTTCAGGAAGATCCAAAGGGAATGTTTCCGGGAGTTGTGCACTCCGAGAAAAAGCAAAAGCCTGTGAGACTCAGGAGAGGCCAGAGGAAAACTTCAGTAGCCACTCAAACCTTATAACCCGCGACAGAATCAATTTGGAAGAGACACGCTACACATGCcatgagtgcgggaaaagcttcaatgggAACGCTGCCCTTATCACACATCAAACAATCTACACGGGTGAGAAAGCTTatggatgctctgagtgtgggaaacgctTCATTGATAGTTCAACCCTCACCTcacatcagcgaatccacacaggagaagcGCCCCACatatgctctgagtgcgggaaacgcttcagtcggagctcacaccttatcagacatcagagaatccacacaggagagacgccctacatgtgctctgagtgcgggaaaagcttcagtcggagctcacaccttatctCACATAtgagaatccacacaggtgagaaaccgtatggatgctctgagtgcgggaaaagcttcagtcagagctcacaccttatcacacatcagagaatccacacaggcgacacgccctacacatgctctgagtgcgggaaaagcttcagtcagagctctGCCCTGAGCGCACacaggagaatccacacaggagagacgccctacacatgctccgagtgcgggaaaagcttcaggcggagctcacaccttatcacacataggagaatccacacaggtgagaaaccatatggatgctctgagtgcgggaaaagcttcaatcagagctctGCCCTGAGCgcacataggagaatccacaccaGTGAAAAACCATatggatgctctgagtgcgggaaaagcttcaatcagagctctGCCCTGAGCgcacataggagaatccacaccaGTGAAAAACCATatggatgctctgagtgcgggaaaagcttcaatcagagcttTGTCCTGAGTGTACacaggagaatccacacaggagagaggccctacacatgctctgagtgcagtaaaagcttcagtcagagctcaAACCTTttcagacatcagagaatccacacaggagagaggccgtacacgtgctctgagtgcgggaaaagcttcaatgggagctcacaccttatcagacatcagagaatccacacaggagagaggccctacacatgctccgagtgtgggaaaaacttcagtcggagctcacaccttatcacacatcagagaatccacatgggCAAGAACTGTAATAAATCCCTTGACTAG